Proteins co-encoded in one Lysobacter solisilvae genomic window:
- a CDS encoding LysE family translocator: protein MIPAEQLLVFAAIALMMVLTPGPNMIYLISRSISQGPRAGVVSLLGVVTALVLHMTAAAAGLTALFMAVPLAYEAVKFAGAAYLLYLAWQAVKPGARSPLDPAPLSPDPTGRLYRMGLLTCLLNPKVAVLYLSILPQFVDPAHGSVFAQSVLLGTVQIAISFTFNLMIALTAAGVSSWFARKPAWLATQRWLMGSVLGGLAMRMALEPRRLL, encoded by the coding sequence GTGATCCCAGCCGAACAACTCCTGGTCTTCGCGGCGATCGCCCTGATGATGGTGCTCACGCCGGGGCCGAACATGATCTACCTGATCTCGCGGTCGATCAGCCAGGGCCCGCGCGCCGGCGTGGTGTCGCTGCTGGGCGTGGTCACCGCGCTGGTGCTGCACATGACCGCCGCCGCCGCCGGCCTCACGGCGCTGTTCATGGCGGTCCCGCTGGCCTACGAGGCGGTCAAGTTCGCCGGCGCCGCCTACCTGCTGTACCTGGCCTGGCAGGCGGTGAAGCCCGGCGCGCGATCGCCGCTGGATCCCGCACCCCTGTCGCCGGATCCGACGGGTCGCCTGTACCGCATGGGCCTGCTGACCTGCCTGCTCAACCCGAAGGTCGCGGTGCTGTACCTGTCCATCCTTCCGCAGTTCGTCGATCCCGCGCACGGCTCCGTCTTCGCACAGAGCGTTCTACTGGGTACGGTGCAAATCGCGATCAGCTTCACCTTCAATCTGATGATCGCCCTGACCGCCGCCGGCGTGTCGTCCTGGTTCGCGCGCAAACCGGCCTGGCTGGCCACGCAGCGCTGGCTCATGGGCAGCGTCCTGGGCGGCCTGGCGATGCGCATGGCGCTGGAACCGCGCCGCCTGCTGTAG
- a CDS encoding Lrp/AsnC family transcriptional regulator, protein MASGPLALDEFDHRLLELLQRDAGVTLTALGDAVGLSASAVQRRIKRYRESGLMRQVAVLDPSLLGAVTLATVLVQFERESARNHAALFSRVRAVPEVQQCYVLAGEWDYLVILATSGVAHCREVVERLFAGDDNLKRYETRLVFEPVKLGLALPTRPPTARRRR, encoded by the coding sequence ATGGCTAGCGGCCCCCTCGCCCTCGACGAATTCGATCACCGACTGCTCGAGCTGCTGCAGCGCGATGCCGGCGTCACGCTCACGGCGCTGGGCGACGCGGTGGGCCTTTCGGCCAGCGCGGTGCAGCGGCGCATCAAGCGCTACCGCGAGAGCGGCCTGATGCGGCAGGTGGCGGTGCTCGATCCCTCGCTGCTGGGCGCCGTCACCCTGGCCACCGTGCTGGTGCAGTTCGAGCGGGAGTCGGCCCGCAACCATGCCGCGCTGTTCTCGCGGGTCCGCGCGGTGCCGGAAGTGCAGCAGTGCTACGTGCTGGCCGGCGAATGGGATTACCTGGTGATCCTCGCCACCAGTGGCGTCGCCCACTGCCGCGAGGTGGTCGAACGGCTGTTCGCCGGGGACGACAACCTCAAGCGCTACGAAACGCGGCTGGTGTTCGAGCCGGTGAAGCTCGGGCTTGCGCTGCCGACGCGGCCACCGACGGCGCGGCGGCGCAGGTGA
- a CDS encoding DinB family protein → MSNVASLDPTLQALAAFPQVLRDHYAAIPAGFAQWAPTAWEGIPSERFTPIEQLLHVRDIERIGYHVRLGRTRDEDGPLLADIDSYELAAQRGYATAVGDDAAQALADFAAARAQTVAMLAALTPAQLTRPATFEGLGAVTLRGLVHLLCSHDQQHLAGLQWLLSRIDAQRLAA, encoded by the coding sequence ATGAGCAACGTCGCCTCCCTCGATCCCACCCTGCAGGCCCTGGCGGCATTCCCGCAGGTGCTGCGCGACCACTACGCCGCCATCCCCGCCGGTTTTGCGCAGTGGGCGCCGACGGCGTGGGAGGGCATCCCGAGCGAACGCTTCACGCCCATCGAGCAACTGCTGCACGTGCGCGACATCGAGCGGATCGGGTATCACGTACGGCTGGGCCGCACGCGCGACGAGGACGGCCCGTTGCTGGCCGACATCGACAGCTACGAACTGGCCGCCCAGCGCGGCTACGCCACGGCCGTCGGCGATGACGCCGCGCAGGCACTCGCCGACTTCGCCGCCGCCCGCGCCCAGACGGTGGCGATGCTGGCCGCACTGACGCCCGCGCAGCTCACGCGGCCGGCGACCTTCGAAGGTCTTGGCGCGGTCACGCTGCGGGGCCTGGTGCACCTTCTTTGCAGCCACGACCAGCAGCACCTGGCCGGCCTGCAATGGCTGCTGTCCCGCATCGACGCCCAGCGCCTCGCGGCCTGA